One region of Oligoflexus sp. genomic DNA includes:
- a CDS encoding threonine aldolase family protein — protein sequence MKSFGSDNHSGVHADVLAAIHEANAGHEPAYGADAVTAKARQLFQNTFGPDAEVFFVFTGTAANTLAIRGLCHPFEAVVATSCAHLNEDECGAPEFVAGNKILSFPPVDGKLALDVIDRLKINPSDPHRVVPKLVTLTQATELGTVYSLSELRAITERAHARGLLVHMDGARLANAAVHLGCELGDVTTAVGVDALSFGGTKNGLLCAEALVFLKEDLSPSFAFMRKQSMQLASKMRYLSCQFIPYLQDQLWKKNATQANAMALYLRDRLTQLPGVEIPYPTQANEVFAILPPAIGKHMQVQARAYAWDGALHRFVCSFDTTRADVDELFKGL from the coding sequence ATGAAAAGTTTTGGCAGCGACAACCATTCGGGCGTGCATGCGGACGTGCTTGCGGCTATCCACGAGGCCAACGCCGGTCATGAGCCGGCTTATGGTGCGGATGCTGTAACAGCGAAAGCAAGGCAGCTTTTTCAGAATACCTTTGGACCGGATGCCGAGGTCTTTTTCGTCTTCACAGGGACTGCGGCCAATACCCTGGCCATTCGTGGGCTTTGTCATCCTTTCGAAGCGGTGGTGGCGACGTCATGCGCGCATCTGAATGAGGATGAGTGCGGGGCTCCCGAGTTCGTGGCGGGCAATAAGATCCTCAGTTTTCCGCCTGTGGATGGGAAGCTTGCCTTGGATGTCATCGACCGCCTTAAGATCAATCCAAGCGATCCGCATCGCGTGGTACCGAAGCTCGTGACACTCACCCAGGCTACGGAGCTTGGAACGGTCTACAGTTTAAGCGAACTGCGGGCCATCACCGAGCGTGCTCATGCGCGCGGACTTTTGGTGCATATGGATGGGGCGCGACTGGCGAATGCTGCGGTTCATTTAGGTTGTGAACTTGGAGATGTGACGACGGCTGTCGGTGTGGATGCCCTGAGTTTTGGCGGGACGAAAAATGGACTTTTGTGTGCTGAGGCTTTGGTGTTTCTGAAAGAAGATCTATCCCCTTCGTTTGCATTCATGCGCAAGCAAAGCATGCAGCTGGCCTCGAAGATGCGTTATCTTTCCTGTCAGTTTATTCCCTATCTTCAGGATCAGCTGTGGAAGAAGAATGCCACGCAGGCGAATGCGATGGCGCTTTATCTGCGGGATCGTTTGACTCAACTGCCAGGAGTTGAAATTCCTTATCCCACTCAGGCGAACGAAGTGTTTGCGATCCTGCCTCCTGCTATCGGCAAGCACATGCAGGTGCAGGCGCGAGCTTATGCCTGGGATGGGGCCTTGCATCGGTTTGTGTGTTCGTTCGATACGACCCGCGCGGATGTGGACGAGTTATTCAAGGGGCTTTGA
- a CDS encoding Hsp70 family protein has translation MTIFGIDLGTTNSLIALYRDGRAELAPNRFGQVLTPSIVSLDDNGALIVGSLAKEISILQPHKAARVFKRGMGSTQRYNVGSASYTAVELSSFVLRSLKEDAEHHFKIPVTRAVISVPAYFNNHQRQATIQAAQLAGITVERLINEPTAAALAYSLHDQEEDAHILVLDLGGGTFDVSIIEKFDDIMEIHASGGDNFLGGEDFTKVMEKILGEKAGHLAQDAAFVRKTPQYAEQLKVALANTDMASLEIVGAADRKRIEVSRQEFEKRAEELIERIKAPILRTLRDSGLKPQDITHVVLVGGSTRLFFMRRLVTSLLGKMPTSHLDPDTVVAIGAASQAALISKNQGIADKVLTDVCPYSLGVEIAQSSGSGQYEAGIFSPIIERNQPIPCSRSELYRPIHPKQKELNLRIFQGESLKVENNILIGELSISLGRKEPEKESIEVRFTYDISGVLEVEATVVSTGARHRIIINNSASHLSDAELNQRFLELAALKIHPRDQAANQHLLTKAERLYEETLGDVRNYLSELIITFKGILNQQNPQEIEKAQQDFAERLAEIEGRL, from the coding sequence ATGACGATTTTTGGTATTGATTTGGGAACCACCAATAGCCTTATCGCGCTCTATCGCGACGGTCGCGCCGAGCTGGCTCCAAACCGTTTCGGTCAGGTGCTCACACCGTCGATAGTCAGCCTGGATGACAACGGCGCCCTGATAGTCGGGTCTTTGGCTAAAGAAATCAGTATATTACAGCCTCATAAGGCGGCTCGGGTCTTCAAGCGCGGTATGGGGTCGACGCAGCGTTACAATGTGGGTTCAGCTTCCTATACGGCCGTGGAACTCTCGTCATTTGTTCTGCGGTCCCTTAAAGAGGACGCGGAACACCATTTTAAAATACCTGTCACCCGGGCTGTTATCAGCGTGCCCGCATATTTCAATAATCATCAGCGCCAGGCCACCATTCAGGCTGCTCAGCTGGCTGGAATAACCGTGGAACGTCTGATCAATGAACCCACGGCTGCAGCTCTGGCTTATAGCCTGCATGATCAGGAGGAGGATGCGCACATCCTCGTCCTCGATTTAGGCGGCGGCACCTTCGATGTCAGTATCATCGAGAAATTCGACGACATCATGGAAATTCATGCCAGTGGTGGGGACAATTTCCTCGGCGGCGAGGATTTCACCAAGGTGATGGAAAAAATTCTCGGCGAAAAAGCCGGACACCTCGCCCAGGACGCTGCCTTCGTGCGCAAGACCCCGCAGTATGCTGAACAGCTGAAAGTGGCCTTGGCCAATACAGACATGGCCAGTCTCGAAATTGTCGGCGCTGCTGATCGGAAGCGGATCGAAGTTTCAAGGCAGGAATTCGAGAAGAGGGCCGAGGAACTGATCGAGCGCATCAAGGCTCCCATCCTGCGTACGCTGCGCGATTCGGGTCTCAAACCTCAGGACATAACTCATGTGGTTCTTGTCGGCGGCAGCACGCGCCTTTTCTTTATGCGGCGGCTTGTGACCTCGCTTCTGGGCAAGATGCCCACCTCTCACCTCGATCCGGATACCGTGGTCGCGATCGGTGCGGCTTCGCAGGCTGCGTTAATTTCGAAGAATCAGGGTATAGCTGACAAGGTCCTCACGGATGTCTGCCCCTATTCCCTCGGTGTGGAAATTGCCCAATCGAGTGGTTCGGGTCAGTACGAAGCGGGCATTTTTTCGCCCATCATCGAACGCAATCAACCCATTCCTTGTTCACGCTCGGAGCTTTACAGGCCCATCCATCCGAAACAAAAAGAACTTAATCTCAGGATCTTTCAGGGGGAATCCCTCAAGGTTGAAAATAACATCCTGATCGGGGAGCTCTCAATTTCGCTCGGCAGGAAAGAACCCGAGAAGGAAAGCATTGAGGTGCGCTTCACTTATGATATTTCCGGGGTCCTGGAGGTCGAGGCCACGGTGGTGAGCACAGGAGCCAGGCATCGGATCATAATTAATAACAGCGCCTCCCATCTGAGTGATGCAGAGTTGAATCAGCGCTTTTTGGAGCTGGCTGCGCTGAAGATTCATCCGCGTGACCAGGCGGCCAACCAGCACCTTCTGACCAAAGCCGAAAGACTTTATGAAGAGACTTTGGGTGATGTCAGAAATTATCTCAGTGAACTGATCATCACCTTCAAAGGCATCCTGAATCAGCAGAATCCCCAAGAGATTGAGAAAGCGCAGCAGGACTTCGCGGAGCGGCTGGCCGAAATCGAAGGGAGATTGTGA
- a CDS encoding ATP-binding cassette domain-containing protein codes for MALVEVRQVSKQFQQGETVIPVLRDLSFGVEAGDTVAIVGQSGCGKSTSGNLDTATGGKVMNLLFDAVTQRGMSLILVTHDMQLASRCKKRQPLVQGQLQTLRSKLLRLCRMRVSKCYQR; via the coding sequence ATGGCGTTGGTTGAAGTCAGGCAGGTATCGAAGCAATTTCAGCAGGGAGAAACGGTGATTCCCGTGCTGCGTGATCTCAGTTTCGGCGTTGAGGCCGGAGACACCGTGGCCATCGTCGGGCAATCCGGTTGCGGAAAATCCACGAGCGGGAACCTCGATACCGCCACAGGGGGCAAGGTGATGAATCTTCTCTTCGATGCTGTGACGCAACGCGGCATGAGTCTCATCCTCGTCACGCATGATATGCAGCTGGCGTCCCGCTGCAAAAAACGTCAGCCTCTGGTTCAGGGCCAACTGCAAACACTCCGCAGCAAACTACTGAGGCTCTGCCGCATGCGAGTCTCGAAGTGCTATCAGCGATGA